A region from the Rhodohalobacter sp. SW132 genome encodes:
- a CDS encoding GDSL-type esterase/lipase family protein, translating to MSNFKKASEEEKEALEKYLLQFLNIEKQFPLLPGISNRAAVANLFGLTEDELSSLRDMYSKNAKEAALELLKDDDVMDWIDNLPFSPGDTIVAIGDSSTDDLQSWFEILREVLDISRPDADYRFINAGQTNDTSSQALRRLHRDVLSFEPDWVFISLGLFDATRLSIAPKRTLLPLSETWENLSTIEDAIKEVTENPVIWISPPPIIPGLLDKMELFDFDIDENDLDQIRQIITGKTGYIVDPKGKRMGSPPEAWYYLSDGINPSLSGHVNTTRAVLYTMATSEDEREGAEIRPDEEIS from the coding sequence ATGAGTAATTTTAAAAAAGCATCTGAAGAAGAAAAAGAAGCACTCGAGAAATATCTTCTTCAGTTTTTAAATATTGAAAAACAATTTCCGCTTCTCCCGGGAATCAGTAATAGAGCGGCTGTTGCGAACCTGTTTGGCCTGACAGAAGATGAGCTTTCTTCACTGCGTGATATGTATTCTAAAAATGCAAAAGAGGCTGCGCTGGAGCTATTGAAAGATGACGATGTAATGGATTGGATTGATAATCTGCCTTTCTCACCGGGCGACACGATTGTTGCAATTGGAGATTCCTCAACCGATGATTTACAGAGCTGGTTCGAAATATTGCGGGAAGTGCTGGATATATCACGTCCGGATGCCGATTACAGGTTTATCAATGCGGGGCAAACGAATGACACAAGTTCACAGGCGTTACGCAGACTTCATCGTGATGTTCTCAGTTTTGAGCCTGACTGGGTTTTTATTTCACTTGGACTGTTTGATGCTACCAGGCTCTCCATCGCACCGAAAAGAACACTGCTTCCCCTTTCTGAAACGTGGGAAAACCTCTCCACCATTGAGGATGCGATCAAAGAAGTAACCGAAAATCCTGTGATATGGATTTCACCACCTCCCATCATTCCGGGTCTTCTGGATAAAATGGAACTGTTTGATTTTGATATCGATGAGAATGATCTCGACCAGATCCGGCAGATCATCACCGGCAAAACCGGGTATATTGTAGATCCCAAAGGAAAACGGATGGGGAGTCCGCCGGAAGCGTGGTACTATCTGAGTGATGGAATCAATCCGTCACTTTCCGGGCATGTAAATACAACAAGGGCAGTTCTTTACACGATGGCTACATCAGAAGATGAGCGAGAAGGCGCTGAAATCAGACCCGACGAAGAAATAAGCTAA
- a CDS encoding Sir2 family NAD-dependent protein deacetylase gives MKSIAVLTGAGMSADSGLSTFRDSGGLWEGFDIEDVATVEGWQRDPDTVLEFYNQRRAQAAKAKPNKGHTSLAELEEYFNVSIITQNVDDLHEKAGSANVLHLHGMLRQARSSVDPDAVIDIGSKRIETGDTADDGSQLRPNVVWFGEAVPNIEPATEIIQATDILVVIGTSLVVYPAAGLVDFAPAGIPKFVVDPTTPDLVRSTEWTHYSETAGVGVPKLKSFLIEKYT, from the coding sequence ATGAAATCGATTGCAGTTCTCACCGGTGCAGGAATGAGTGCGGATAGCGGTCTATCTACGTTCAGGGATTCCGGGGGACTCTGGGAAGGATTTGATATTGAGGATGTAGCTACGGTTGAAGGCTGGCAGAGAGATCCGGATACCGTTCTCGAATTCTATAATCAGCGAAGAGCCCAGGCTGCAAAAGCGAAACCGAATAAAGGCCACACTTCACTCGCTGAACTGGAAGAGTATTTCAATGTTTCTATAATCACACAAAATGTGGATGATCTGCATGAGAAAGCCGGATCTGCCAACGTTCTTCATCTGCACGGTATGTTGCGGCAGGCCAGAAGCAGTGTCGATCCGGATGCTGTAATCGACATCGGAAGCAAACGGATCGAAACAGGGGATACTGCCGACGATGGAAGTCAGCTCCGTCCCAATGTTGTTTGGTTTGGTGAGGCTGTTCCAAATATTGAGCCCGCAACAGAAATTATACAAGCAACTGATATTTTGGTTGTGATCGGGACATCACTTGTAGTTTACCCTGCCGCAGGATTGGTAGATTTTGCTCCCGCCGGTATTCCAAAATTTGTTGTAGATCCAACCACACCTGATCTGGTACGTTCAACTGAATGGACGCACTATTCTGAAACAGCCGGTGTTGGCGTTCCTAAACTGAAATCATTTTTAATTGAAAAGTATACCTGA